The Oncorhynchus tshawytscha isolate Ot180627B linkage group LG08, Otsh_v2.0, whole genome shotgun sequence genome window below encodes:
- the LOC121838653 gene encoding uncharacterized protein LOC121838653: protein MQVSILLSALLSIPVSLGWNEDFQIVCSGQEFRLPVYSGSRIVTFTPSYPPGPRRVLLENNNLKDPRFEWTKDRTLLLKDVTHGDQGLYSIKLSSGFTDETVRLTVSECIKTFRRGYGETFQHNIPKDGSLLEFSPRGSPPDSQPVVLWNRTDLETSEAGRGRLGSDGRVWVAERVTQADQGNYTIRDENGKVISRSKLTVNGHTFNVTRFFKESLNLPLFLPVPHVHLIFTPSLHPSNPSNVPLDSRYSRPVQLIRDGHIVDQDSRYWGLISLGRNRTVNEVVITRLSAKHDGMYEIRDQDGNLVSSTVLHVVDKTARWRAVLKSISVPSGMFVTLAGFILFMKRYPNCSLTMIINGLRGHHTPAANPPRGNVQVTAVE from the exons ATGCAGGTCTCTATCCTACTGAGTGCCCTTCTCAGCATCCCTGTCTCTTTGG GCTGGAATGAAGACTTCCAGATAGTGTGTTCTGGACAAGAGTTCCGCCTGCCGGTCTACTCAGGGTCAAGGATTGTGACCTTTACCCCCAGCTACCCTCCAGGACCAAGAAGAGTGCTACTGGAGAATAAcaat TTGAAGGACCCGCGGTTTGAGTGGACCAAAGATAGGACATTGCTGTTGAAGGACGTCACACACGGTGACCAGGGACTCTACTCTATCAAGCTGTCCTCTGGATTCACAGATGAGACCGTTCGGCTCACTGTCTCAG aATGTATAAAAACTTTCAGACGGGGCTATGGGGAGACTTTTCAGCACAACATCCCTAAAGATGGCTCCCTGCTGGAGTTTTCACCCCGGGGCTCCCCCCCTGATTCCCAGCCGGTGGTACTGTGGAACCGGACAGACCTCGAGACCAGTGAGGCGGGCCGGGGGAGGCTGGGGTCGGACGGGAGGGTCTGGGTGGCAGAGAGGGTGACCCAGGCAGACCAGGGAAACTACACCATCAGAGACGAGAATGGGAAAGTAATCTCCCGCAGCAAACTCACTGTCAATG GGCACACCTTCAATGTCACCCGCTTCTTCAAGGAGTCGCTAAaccttcccctgtttctccctgtcccTCATGTCCACCTCATTTTTACCCCCTCCCTGCACCCGTCCAACCCCTCCAATGTTCCCCTTGACTCCCGGTACTCCCGCCCCGTGCAGCTGATCAGGGACGGGCATATCGTGGATCAGGACTCCCGGTACTGGGGCCTCATCTCTCTGGGGAGAAATAGGACTGTCAACGAGGTGGTCATCACCAGGCTGAGTgcaaagcatgatgggatgtatGAGATTCGAGATCAGGACGGCAACCTGGTGTCGTCTACTGTTCTCCATGTGGTCG ataAGACTGCTAGATGGAGAGCGGTCCTCAAGTCCATCAGCGTCCCTTCTGGCATGTTTGTGACTTTGGCTGGTTTCATCCTGTTTATGAAGCGCTACCCTAACTGCAGCCTCACTATGATCATCAATGGCCTAAGAGGTCACCACACACCCGCAGCTAACCCGCCAAGAGGCAATGTCCAGGTGACCGCTGTAGAGTGA